A region from the Vibrio sp. SS-MA-C1-2 genome encodes:
- the recC gene encoding exodeoxyribonuclease V subunit gamma, which translates to MFSIYHSNQLDLLKSLLIELIRREPLSHPLGNEVILVQSPGMAQWLKLALAKEMGIAANIEFPLPATFIWNMFTEVLPEIPERSFFNKESMTWKLMEILPKYLEQPEFVALANYLHDADDDAKRYQLAEQIADIFDQYLVYRPEWIDNWEQQHPEQLPLDLEAEQQWQPILWHALYQYTDTLGQKLDHRANLYQNFIDQLMLKRDHGETLPERIFIFGISALPPRYLDALKALGECIDVHLMFTNPCRYYWGDIRDQKYLDKLAAKARKKVVWQDNQSQIIGSEPQLKKGDNQVDLHNQQSELIGNSLLASMGKLGRDNIQLLSELDAQELDAFVDIEQNSLLHSIHYDILNLQDPPSINAALQTGNQALLRREIVKNDRSIQIHQCHSPMREVEVLYDNLLALLDSNPEIEPRDILVMVANIDHYSPAIRAVFSNAPSHRYIPFAISDQTTEASNPLLIAFFKLLNLPNLRCSAPELLELLEVPAVMAKFNFSETEFVKAREWVEQAGIRWGLDQGTAESFDLPAQKQNSWLFGLQRMLLGYALPQEIGLYQGMSSFESVQGLDAEIAGKLADFIEQLMTSRETLATKMSAKQWQSAINNMLDQMLLVDGDDESLLFTIREKLHQLAETITGSGYQQSISLPIILDYFHGKLGQAKVSQRFLAGQINFCTLMPMRSIPFKAVCLLGMNDGVYPRTVAPVGFDLMVNRGKAGDRSRRDDDRYLFLEAMLAAQDYFYISYIGRSIQDNSEKVPSVLVTELLEYCQHSFYLQGDRELEIEQAGDKLLDEISTSHSLTPYSRDSFLHGSYAQEWLPVALGEGEQSDPFYHSALSQQELNFETIDLVELQRFWRLPVQYFFNRRLKIYFDNQQNELIDAEPFSLDQLEGYWLRNELLVSLLGQKDRIKIENDIYQQHVAAGTLPIGSFSQLALEQELKKVSPLLERLEPLCHSPKEDLEVRVELQIEHDDQIQLVTLEGWLTGHFSDGLVRSRVGNIRGQDLLSGWIDHLMLYACYSESELATRVIGKDKCYRFDPIGSEQAKSILTELVTEMIKGHSAPLAYLPKTAFAGITQHYDKHGNWLDDEKTIIKVQKKMQDTFNPSYLSEGEGSNSYIQRVWPEFDQSCYQQVLAYGITLIKPMYEWAKLEK; encoded by the coding sequence GTGTTTTCTATTTATCATTCAAATCAATTAGATCTATTAAAATCCCTGCTTATAGAACTTATCCGTAGAGAACCGTTATCTCACCCGTTAGGTAATGAAGTTATTCTTGTTCAAAGCCCCGGTATGGCGCAGTGGTTGAAATTAGCATTAGCCAAAGAAATGGGGATTGCGGCCAATATTGAGTTTCCTCTCCCTGCCACCTTTATCTGGAATATGTTCACCGAAGTTTTACCTGAGATCCCAGAACGGAGTTTCTTTAATAAAGAATCGATGACCTGGAAATTAATGGAGATATTACCTAAATATTTAGAACAGCCTGAATTTGTTGCCTTGGCTAACTATCTTCATGATGCCGATGATGATGCAAAGCGTTATCAGTTGGCAGAGCAAATTGCCGATATTTTTGACCAATATTTAGTTTATCGTCCTGAATGGATTGATAATTGGGAACAGCAACATCCAGAACAACTGCCGTTAGATCTCGAAGCTGAGCAGCAGTGGCAGCCGATCCTTTGGCACGCACTTTATCAATATACTGATACCCTCGGACAGAAATTGGATCACCGTGCCAATCTTTACCAAAACTTTATTGATCAGTTGATGTTAAAACGTGATCATGGTGAAACGCTTCCTGAACGAATTTTTATCTTTGGTATCTCAGCGCTTCCTCCTCGTTATCTTGATGCACTAAAAGCATTGGGAGAGTGCATTGATGTTCATTTAATGTTTACTAACCCTTGTCGCTATTATTGGGGGGACATTAGAGACCAAAAGTATTTAGATAAATTGGCGGCAAAAGCGCGGAAAAAAGTGGTTTGGCAAGATAATCAAAGCCAGATAATCGGTTCAGAACCACAGTTAAAGAAGGGAGATAACCAAGTTGATCTCCATAATCAGCAAAGTGAACTGATTGGCAATAGTCTTTTAGCCTCGATGGGAAAATTAGGGCGAGATAACATTCAGCTTCTTTCTGAACTCGATGCTCAAGAGTTAGATGCGTTTGTTGATATTGAACAGAACTCGCTACTACACTCGATCCATTACGATATTTTAAATCTACAAGATCCCCCATCAATCAATGCCGCTTTGCAAACCGGTAATCAGGCATTATTAAGACGTGAAATAGTTAAAAATGATCGCTCGATCCAGATCCATCAATGCCACAGTCCAATGCGAGAAGTTGAAGTGTTGTACGACAATTTATTGGCACTGTTAGACAGTAATCCGGAGATAGAGCCTCGCGATATTTTGGTGATGGTAGCGAATATCGATCACTATAGTCCTGCGATCAGAGCGGTATTTTCGAATGCACCAAGTCACCGTTATATCCCTTTTGCCATTTCAGATCAGACCACCGAAGCCAGTAATCCGCTGTTAATCGCCTTTTTTAAACTACTAAATTTACCGAACCTGCGTTGTAGTGCACCAGAGTTATTGGAGCTATTAGAAGTGCCTGCGGTGATGGCGAAATTTAACTTTAGTGAAACTGAGTTTGTTAAAGCGCGAGAGTGGGTAGAGCAAGCTGGGATTCGTTGGGGACTTGATCAAGGGACTGCGGAGAGTTTTGATCTTCCAGCTCAAAAGCAGAATAGTTGGTTATTTGGCTTACAACGAATGTTATTGGGTTATGCATTACCGCAAGAGATTGGCTTATATCAAGGAATGAGCAGTTTTGAATCGGTACAGGGGTTGGATGCCGAAATTGCCGGAAAGTTAGCGGATTTTATTGAACAATTAATGACTAGCCGCGAAACTCTCGCAACAAAAATGAGCGCGAAACAGTGGCAAAGTGCGATTAATAATATGCTTGATCAGATGTTATTGGTGGATGGTGATGATGAATCGCTGTTATTTACGATTCGAGAAAAACTCCATCAGCTGGCTGAAACTATTACTGGTTCTGGTTACCAACAATCGATCTCTTTACCGATTATTCTTGATTACTTCCACGGAAAACTTGGACAAGCTAAAGTGAGCCAACGCTTCTTAGCAGGGCAGATAAATTTCTGTACCTTGATGCCGATGCGTTCTATTCCTTTTAAAGCGGTCTGTTTATTAGGAATGAATGATGGTGTGTATCCTCGAACCGTTGCCCCTGTTGGGTTTGATTTGATGGTGAATCGAGGGAAAGCCGGCGATCGCTCTCGTCGAGATGACGACCGTTATCTGTTTTTAGAAGCGATGTTAGCGGCACAAGACTATTTCTATATTAGTTATATTGGTCGTTCAATCCAAGATAACAGCGAAAAAGTCCCATCAGTATTGGTGACAGAGTTATTAGAATACTGCCAACATTCATTTTATCTTCAAGGCGATCGAGAGTTAGAGATTGAACAAGCGGGTGATAAATTATTGGATGAGATCTCAACCAGCCATAGTTTAACCCCTTACAGTCGAGACTCTTTTTTGCACGGCAGTTATGCACAAGAGTGGTTGCCTGTCGCTTTAGGTGAAGGCGAGCAATCCGATCCTTTTTATCACAGTGCACTATCACAACAAGAGCTCAATTTTGAGACGATCGATTTGGTCGAGCTACAACGTTTTTGGCGCTTACCCGTACAGTATTTTTTTAATCGTCGTTTAAAGATCTATTTTGATAATCAACAGAATGAATTGATAGACGCTGAACCTTTTTCTCTCGATCAGTTAGAAGGTTACTGGCTTCGTAATGAGTTGTTAGTTTCCCTTTTAGGACAAAAAGATCGTATCAAGATTGAAAATGATATTTACCAGCAACATGTCGCTGCAGGCACGTTACCTATTGGCTCATTTTCACAACTCGCTCTGGAACAGGAGTTGAAAAAAGTGTCGCCTCTACTTGAGCGATTAGAGCCTCTTTGTCACTCTCCAAAAGAGGATTTAGAAGTGAGGGTTGAACTGCAAATAGAACATGATGATCAAATCCAACTCGTTACCTTAGAAGGCTGGTTAACTGGGCATTTTTCCGATGGTTTAGTACGTTCTCGAGTCGGGAATATTCGCGGTCAAGATCTGTTATCTGGCTGGATTGATCACTTAATGCTTTACGCTTGTTATTCTGAAAGTGAATTAGCAACCCGAGTGATAGGTAAAGACAAGTGTTACCGTTTCGATCCTATTGGCTCTGAACAAGCTAAATCGATATTAACTGAGTTAGTGACCGAAATGATTAAAGGTCATTCAGCGCCACTCGCTTACTTGCCAAAAACCGCTTTTGCTGGAATAACACAACATTATGATAAGCATGGAAATTGGTTAGATGATGAAAAGACGATCATCAAGGTACAAAAGAAGATGCAAGATACCTTTAATCCGAGCTATTTGTCAGAGGGTGAAGGAAGTAATAGCTATATCCAACGTGTGTGGCCAGAGTTTGATCAAAGTTGTTATCAGCAAGTATTAGCGTATGGTATTACGCTAATCAAACCGATGTATGAGTGGGCGAAGCTAGAGAAATAA
- a CDS encoding universal stress protein produces the protein MSYKHVMVAIDLGKHAEELLNKAANIAKNENALLSVIYVDLDVANFYSGLSDIDLSKREDNVHHELISEMQSYIIELDYPLYQQKIAKGDVDSELENAIKENNVDMLVIGHHKSNMLHQMFISATEPLIRDMPCDISLIKVN, from the coding sequence ATGTCGTATAAACATGTAATGGTTGCCATTGATTTAGGTAAACATGCGGAAGAGCTACTAAATAAAGCTGCAAATATAGCTAAAAATGAAAATGCACTATTGAGCGTTATCTATGTCGATTTAGACGTTGCTAACTTTTACTCTGGTCTATCAGATATTGATTTATCAAAGCGTGAAGATAATGTACATCATGAACTTATTAGTGAAATGCAAAGCTATATTATTGAGTTAGATTATCCTCTTTACCAACAAAAAATCGCTAAAGGTGATGTCGACAGTGAGTTGGAAAATGCAATAAAAGAGAATAATGTCGATATGTTAGTGATTGGTCACCATAAATCAAACATGCTGCATCAAATGTTTATTTCAGCGACTGAGCCTTTAATTCGAGATATGCCGTGTGATATCAGTTTAATTAAAGTGAACTAA
- a CDS encoding YeiH family protein — translation MKYLSGILITFVMALASSQISQIPIFKEYQISSLVICIIIGMVIGNVFPKALPKTSQVGIKFSQAKLLRLGIILYGFFITFQQIVAVGLSGLVVDILIILTTFIGGTWLGMKVFKLDRETSMLTSAGSAICGAAAILAAEPILKSKPHQTAVAVATVVIFGTIAMFIYPVIYHAFAIPDDTMGIFTGATIHEVAQVVAAGNSINQDVGVTSVIVKLTRVMLLAPFLIGLSAYLAKKSPNSDGTKGKITIPWFAVFFVVVAGINSFSVIPQPIVDVLTKCSVFFLTMAMGALGIDTNFNKIRGVGIKPILLAIILFAWLIFGGYGLTIGVQSIFA, via the coding sequence ATGAAATATCTTAGCGGTATATTAATTACTTTCGTGATGGCATTAGCATCATCACAAATTTCACAAATTCCTATTTTTAAAGAGTATCAAATCAGTTCACTGGTTATCTGTATTATCATCGGTATGGTTATCGGTAATGTGTTTCCTAAAGCACTACCAAAAACTAGTCAAGTTGGTATCAAATTTAGCCAAGCAAAACTATTACGTTTAGGTATTATTCTTTATGGATTCTTTATCACTTTCCAACAAATTGTAGCGGTTGGCCTTTCTGGTTTAGTGGTAGATATCTTAATTATTTTGACAACCTTTATTGGTGGTACTTGGTTAGGTATGAAGGTCTTCAAATTAGACAGAGAAACCAGTATGTTAACGTCTGCAGGATCAGCAATTTGTGGTGCAGCAGCAATTTTAGCCGCAGAACCAATTTTAAAATCTAAGCCACACCAAACAGCCGTTGCCGTCGCAACTGTAGTTATCTTTGGTACCATTGCTATGTTTATCTACCCTGTGATTTATCATGCATTTGCAATTCCAGATGACACCATGGGGATCTTTACTGGTGCAACGATTCATGAAGTTGCGCAGGTCGTTGCAGCGGGTAACTCAATTAATCAAGATGTTGGTGTGACTTCAGTGATTGTCAAACTGACTCGCGTTATGTTACTGGCTCCGTTCTTAATTGGTTTAAGTGCTTACTTAGCGAAAAAATCACCAAATAGTGATGGAACTAAAGGTAAAATTACGATTCCTTGGTTTGCGGTATTCTTTGTTGTTGTTGCCGGTATTAATTCATTCAGTGTGATTCCACAGCCTATCGTTGATGTGCTAACAAAATGTTCAGTGTTCTTCCTAACCATGGCAATGGGCGCATTAGGTATCGACACTAATTTCAATAAAATTCGTGGTGTAGGTATTAAACCAATTTTACTGGCAATCATCCTATTTGCTTGGTTAATTTTTGGTGGCTACGGTCTAACTATCGGTGTTCAAAGTATCTTTGCTTAA
- a CDS encoding LysR substrate-binding domain-containing protein, with product MNIALKQLKVFVMVAKEKTITAASEKLFLSKPAVSMALTELEKNIGHKLFDRHNNRLLINHHGKRLLPLADELLKRTLDIESLFLDQDKLVGKLNIGCSDTIGNQIIPYLLQNFRSETGHVNQDVIINNTAAICQDISEFKLDIGLVEGAVSNNQLMTIPWLTDDMCIICHPEHPLSKLKSMTLNDIEEHSWILRESGSGTRDYFMNNLTPKLHKWSIAFELTNTQALINFVSCNLGLALLSYHSAKHAIDDGRVVSLSVPLEISRQYSLVYHKEKYQSPLIQAFIEYCERWDLK from the coding sequence ATGAATATTGCCTTAAAACAGCTTAAAGTCTTTGTCATGGTAGCAAAAGAGAAGACGATTACCGCCGCATCAGAGAAGCTTTTCCTTTCAAAACCAGCAGTAAGCATGGCATTAACCGAGCTAGAAAAAAACATTGGTCATAAGCTCTTTGATCGTCACAATAACCGTTTATTGATCAATCACCATGGTAAGCGATTATTGCCTTTGGCTGATGAGCTTCTAAAGCGAACATTAGATATTGAATCTCTCTTTTTAGATCAAGATAAATTGGTCGGTAAATTAAACATTGGTTGCAGTGATACAATCGGCAATCAAATCATCCCTTATCTATTGCAAAATTTTCGTTCTGAAACGGGACACGTAAATCAAGATGTGATCATCAATAATACCGCTGCCATCTGCCAAGATATTAGTGAATTTAAATTGGATATAGGCTTAGTTGAAGGAGCGGTATCTAATAACCAATTAATGACCATTCCTTGGTTAACCGATGATATGTGTATTATTTGCCACCCTGAGCATCCATTAAGTAAATTAAAGAGTATGACTCTCAATGATATTGAAGAGCACTCTTGGATTTTACGTGAGTCCGGTTCAGGAACTCGTGACTATTTTATGAATAATTTAACACCCAAATTACACAAATGGTCAATTGCCTTTGAACTAACAAATACTCAAGCATTAATTAATTTTGTCTCTTGTAATTTAGGCTTAGCTTTACTCTCTTACCATTCAGCAAAACATGCGATTGATGATGGTCGAGTGGTTTCATTATCCGTTCCACTAGAGATCTCTCGTCAATATTCACTTGTTTACCATAAAGAGAAATACCAAAGCCCGTTGATTCAAGCATTTATTGAGTATTGTGAGAGATGGGATCTTAAATAG
- a CDS encoding YebG family protein: MAVIIKYVVERNGEEKMTFTSKAEADAYDKMLDIADELFTVIQESKLVESEATQEELSLYLAKHKDDVLAAMGVKRKPIAKKVPKEVKAVKNADDSESEQAA; encoded by the coding sequence ATGGCTGTTATCATCAAATACGTCGTTGAACGCAATGGAGAAGAAAAGATGACTTTTACTTCGAAAGCAGAAGCAGACGCTTATGACAAAATGTTAGATATTGCTGATGAACTATTTACTGTTATTCAAGAGAGTAAATTAGTTGAAAGTGAAGCAACACAAGAAGAACTTTCTCTTTATTTAGCAAAACACAAAGATGACGTACTAGCGGCAATGGGTGTAAAACGTAAGCCTATTGCAAAAAAAGTACCTAAAGAGGTAAAAGCAGTAAAGAATGCCGATGATTCAGAGTCAGAGCAAGCTGCTTAA
- the dapD gene encoding 2,3,4,5-tetrahydropyridine-2,6-dicarboxylate N-succinyltransferase, whose protein sequence is MATFSLAFGTATKNRDGKIIEAFFPHPQLNPDAALISSLQEVVGYTAGNEAIEVDHQQCEAIAASFSQAGDEKSAKFAQLAAKSTQPLVMVILATDEKPTSVSEAFLKLQLISHRLVQPHQISLDGVFGLLHNIAWTNKGAIDLPELEERQIEARLNGETISVDCVDKFPKMVDYIVPTGVRIADTSRVRLGAHVGNGTTVMHEGFINFNAGTKGVSMVEGRISAGVVVGEGSDIGGGASIMGTLSGGGTVVVSIGENSLLGANAGLGFPLGDRCTIESGLYVTAGSKVRMLDNFGQEVDVVKARDLAGKSDLLFRRNSVTGQIECLSNKSAVELNSELHSNN, encoded by the coding sequence ATGGCTACCTTTTCTCTTGCTTTTGGTACTGCGACAAAAAATCGTGATGGCAAAATCATCGAAGCTTTCTTCCCACACCCTCAATTAAATCCAGATGCAGCACTAATTAGCTCACTACAAGAAGTTGTAGGTTATACAGCCGGTAATGAAGCGATTGAAGTGGATCATCAACAGTGTGAGGCTATCGCCGCTTCTTTTTCTCAAGCTGGTGATGAAAAGAGTGCTAAATTTGCTCAATTAGCAGCAAAATCAACCCAACCATTAGTGATGGTTATTCTGGCGACAGATGAGAAACCAACGTCGGTTTCAGAAGCATTCTTAAAGCTACAGTTAATCTCTCATCGCTTAGTACAACCTCATCAAATCTCTCTTGATGGTGTTTTTGGTCTACTTCATAATATCGCTTGGACAAATAAAGGTGCAATTGATTTACCTGAACTTGAAGAGCGTCAAATTGAAGCTCGTCTAAATGGTGAGACGATTAGCGTTGATTGTGTAGATAAGTTCCCTAAAATGGTCGATTATATCGTTCCAACCGGCGTTCGTATTGCTGATACTTCTCGCGTACGTTTAGGTGCTCATGTTGGTAATGGTACAACGGTTATGCACGAAGGCTTCATCAACTTTAACGCTGGAACAAAAGGTGTCAGCATGGTTGAAGGACGTATCTCAGCGGGTGTTGTTGTTGGCGAGGGTAGTGATATCGGTGGTGGTGCATCAATCATGGGAACCTTGAGTGGTGGTGGTACCGTGGTTGTTTCTATTGGTGAGAACAGCCTATTAGGTGCAAATGCTGGCTTAGGCTTCCCACTTGGTGACCGTTGTACTATCGAGTCTGGTCTTTATGTTACTGCTGGCTCAAAAGTACGTATGCTTGATAACTTTGGACAAGAGGTTGATGTTGTTAAAGCACGTGATCTTGCGGGTAAATCAGACTTATTATTCCGCAGAAATTCGGTAACGGGTCAAATTGAGTGTCTAAGTAATAAAAGTGCCGTTGAACTAAACAGTGAACTTCATAGCAATAACTAA
- a CDS encoding MFS transporter, producing MNNNNKFNIRTVLIACLIVSIGQFSVGLVFPALPWIADSFHLGTEDVQGIVSVYLLGFGPSQLLYGPISDAIGRKPILISGLALSILGVIFIVFGAHHFELVLIGRFIQGVGAGCVAVLARACIRDSYSGSELANAMGWLTIVASFTPIVAPVFGGLINHYFGWIAIFIGLLSYMTIIWLLMLIYFKETLTKPVTNLSLKNSLITYRSFALSRHFLSFATIGWLNYLLVVIAISVIPFVMQRQIGMDSEQYAIWSIFPAFGLMFGGVISNRFRPKIGMKRMMLLSPIVQLSAGVWLFVAPLDPVFVISGHFFLAMANGIAFPCAQTMLLLPYGKNAGSAAALSGACQMLLAALLSTLLVHLGVSESWHLGAMMILVSVLGLILILWGFKGKEAQELIV from the coding sequence ATGAATAATAATAATAAATTTAATATAAGAACGGTATTAATTGCCTGCTTAATTGTGAGTATTGGACAATTTAGTGTTGGCCTAGTTTTTCCTGCCCTCCCTTGGATCGCTGATAGTTTTCATTTAGGAACAGAAGACGTACAAGGTATAGTGTCTGTCTATCTATTAGGTTTTGGTCCTTCACAACTACTTTATGGTCCTATATCTGATGCTATTGGTCGAAAGCCAATACTTATTAGCGGTCTCGCTCTCTCTATTCTCGGTGTCATATTTATTGTCTTTGGTGCTCATCACTTTGAATTGGTACTGATCGGGCGGTTTATTCAGGGAGTTGGAGCTGGGTGTGTTGCCGTATTAGCTCGTGCATGTATCCGAGACAGTTATAGTGGGAGTGAGTTAGCTAATGCAATGGGATGGCTGACCATTGTTGCTTCTTTTACCCCTATTGTTGCACCTGTTTTTGGTGGGTTAATTAATCATTATTTTGGTTGGATTGCTATTTTTATCGGGTTACTCTCTTATATGACCATTATTTGGTTATTAATGTTAATCTATTTTAAAGAGACATTAACTAAGCCGGTGACTAATTTATCATTAAAAAATAGTTTGATAACTTATCGTTCTTTTGCCTTATCTCGTCATTTTCTCTCTTTTGCTACGATTGGTTGGTTAAACTATCTATTAGTTGTGATCGCGATTTCAGTTATTCCTTTTGTTATGCAGCGTCAGATTGGTATGGATTCAGAGCAGTATGCCATCTGGTCGATTTTTCCAGCTTTTGGTTTGATGTTTGGTGGTGTAATTAGTAATCGTTTTCGACCTAAAATTGGTATGAAGAGAATGATGTTACTTTCACCTATTGTGCAATTAAGTGCTGGGGTTTGGCTATTTGTCGCGCCATTAGATCCTGTTTTTGTCATTAGCGGTCACTTTTTTCTAGCGATGGCGAATGGGATTGCATTTCCATGTGCACAGACGATGTTATTACTTCCTTATGGTAAAAATGCAGGGAGTGCCGCAGCGCTTTCAGGGGCTTGTCAAATGTTGCTTGCTGCACTCTTAAGTACTCTTCTTGTTCATCTTGGTGTAAGTGAAAGTTGGCATTTAGGTGCGATGATGATCTTAGTATCAGTTCTGGGTTTGATCTTAATTTTATGGGGATTTAAAGGCAAAGAAGCACAAGAATTGATTGTTTAG